Proteins from a single region of Vanessa cardui chromosome 13, ilVanCard2.1, whole genome shotgun sequence:
- the LOC124534910 gene encoding general transcription and DNA repair factor IIH helicase subunit XPD, which yields MKLTVDGLLVYFPYDYIYPEQYAYMLELKRTLDAKGHGLLEMPSGTGKTISLLSLIVAYMIHNPHHVRKLIYCSRTVPEIEKVLEELKNLIKYYEKCQGETPNITGLVLSSRKNLCIHPDVSREREGKLVDGKCHSLTASYIREKHERDDSVPICQFYEGFNREGKESMLPYGVYTMDDLKQYGADRNWCPYFLSRFAIIHAEIVVYSYHYLLDPKIAEVVSKELNKEAVVVFDEAHNIDNVCIDSLSVKITRRTIDKSTQALQTLEKAVAELKQEDASRLAAEYEQMVEGLRDAAAARDTDLILANPILPDEVLNEVVPGNIRNAEHFLGFLKRFIEYLKMRLRTQHVVQESPAGLLKDLSARVCLERKPLRFCAARLAALLRTLQVADPAAFGALTLVAHLATLAATYTRGFVIIVEPYDDRHTLANPVLHFSCMDSSIAMRPVFARFQSVIITSGTLSPLDMYPKILDFNPVIMSSFTMTLARPCILPMIVSKGSDQVAISSKYESREDVAVIRNYGQLLVEIASCVPDGVVCFFTSYMYLESVVGAWYDQGVVASLQRHKLLFIETQDSAETSFALINYIKACESGRGGVLLSVARGKVSEGVDFDHHLGRAVLMFGIPYVFTQSRILKARLDYLRDQFQIRENDFLTFDAMRHAAQCVGRVLRGKTDYGIMIFADKRFSRADKRSKLPRWIQEHLRDSLCNLSTEEAVQISKRWLRQMAQPFTREDQLGVSLLTLQQLQSQEQQDKIEKQVIQK from the exons atgaa GTTGACTGTTGACGGGCTACTTGTTTATTTCCCTTACGACTATATTTATCCTGAACAATATGCATATATGCTGGAATTGAAAAGGACTCTTGATGCTAAG GGACATGGATTACTGGAGATGCCTTCAGGAACTGGAAAAACTATCTCACTTTTATCACTAATTGTTGCTTATATGATACACAATCCACATCATGTCAG GAAGCTAATCTATTGCTCTCGTACAGTCCCTgaaattgaaaaagttttaGAGGAATTAAAAAATCTCATAAAATACTATGAAAAATGTCAAGGAGAGACACCCAATATCACTGGTCTTGTTTTGAGTTCAAGAAAAAATCTCTGCATACATCCAGAT GTATCTCGGGAGAGAGAGGGAAAATTGGTGGATGGTAAATGTCACTCTCTGACTGCGAGTTATATCCGAGAGAAACATGAGAGGGATGACTCTGTTCCtattt GTCAGTTCTATGAAGGGTTCAACCGAGAAGGCAAGGAGTCAATGTTGCCCTACGGTGTGTACACAATGGATGACCTTAAGCAGTATGGGGCAGATAGAAATTGGTGTCCATATTTCCTTTCCAGATTTGCT ATAATACACGCCGAAATTGTAGTATATTCATACCACTACCTCCTAGATCCGAAAATAGCAGAAGTAGTGTCAAAGGAATTGAATAAGGAAGCAGTGGTGGTGTTCGACGAGGCTCACAACATAGACAACGTGTGCATAGACTCGCTCAGCGTGAAGATCACGCGGCGGACCATAGACAAGAGCACGCAAGCGCTGCAGACGCTGGAAAAGGCTGTGGCTGA ACTGAAGCAAGAGGACGCGTCCCGTCTGGCGGCGGAGTACGAGCAAATGGTAGAGGGGCTGCGGGACGCCGCCGCCGCGCGTGACACCGACCTCATCCTCGCCAACCCCATCCTGCCCGACGAGGTGCTCAACG AGGTGGTCCCGGGCAACATCCGCAACGCGGAGCACTTCCTGGGCTTCCTGAAGCGCTTCATCGAGTACCTGAAGATGCGCCTGCGCACGCAGCACGTGGTGCAGGAGTCGCCGGCGGGGCTGCTCAAGGACCTGTCGGCGCGCGTGTGCCTGGAGCGCAAGCCGCTGCGCTTCTGCGCCGCGCGGCTGGCGGCGCTGCTGCGCACGCTGCAGGTGGCCGACCCCGCCGCCTTCGGCGCGCTCACGCTCGTGGCGCACCTGGCCACGCTGGCCGCCACCTACACGCGCGGCTTCGTCATCATCGTCGAGCCCTACGACGACCGCCACACGCTCGCCAACCCCGTGCTGCACTTCTC GTGCATGGACTCGTCGATAGCGATGAGGCCCGTGTTCGCGAGGTTCCAGTCCGTCATCATCACTTCGG GTACGCTGTCTCCGCTGGACATGTACCCCAAGATCCTGGACTTCAACCCGGTCATCATGAGCTCCTTCACTATGACCTTGGCCCGGCCGTGCATACTACCTATG ATAGTGTCGAAAGGCAGCGATCAGGTGGCCATATCGTCTAAATACGAGTCGCGAGAGGACGTGGCCGTTATAAGGAACTACGGGCAGCTGCTGGTCGAA ATAGCGTCGTGTGTGCCGGACGGCGTGGTCTGCTTCTTCACGTCCTACATGTATCTGGAGAGTGTAGTGGGGGCGTGGTACGACCAGG GAGTGGTGGCGAGTCTGCAGCGACACAAGTTGCTGTTCATAGAGACGCAAGACTCGGCTGAGACGAGTTTCGCGTTGATCAACTACATCAAG GCGTGCGAGTCGGGGCGCGGCGGCGTGCTGCTGTCGGTGGCGCGCGGCAAGGTGTCGGAGGGCGTGGACTTCGACCACCACCTCGGCCGCGCCGTGCTCATGTTCGGCATCCCGTACGTGTTCACGCAGAGCCGCATCCTCAAGGCGCGCCTCGACTACCTGCGCGACCAGTTCCAGATACGCGAGAACGACTTCCTAACATTCGACGCCATGCGCCACGCCGCGCAGTGCGTGGGACGTGTGCTGCG GGGGAAGACCGACTACGGTATAATGATATTCGCGGACAAGCGCTTCAGCCGCGCCGACAAGCGCAGCAAGCTGCCGCGCTGGATACAGGAGCATCTGCGGGACTCGCTCTGCAACCTCAGCACCGAGGAGGCCGTACAG ATAAGCAAGCGCTGGCTTCGGCAGATGGCGCAGCCTTTCACTCGCGAAGACCAGCTCGGAGTGTCGCTGCTCACGCTGCAGCAGCTGCAGTCGCAGGAGCAACAGGACAAAATCGAGAAACAAGTCATCCAGAAGTGA
- the LOC124534578 gene encoding omega-amidase NIT2: MCESATDAVHPRFFKKHENHVKGFKIALIQLAVGPDKAKNVASAVSEIHKAKEKGAQLVALPECFNSPYGTKYFDEYAEEVPSGATCRALSKAAAEAGVCVVGGTVPERCGDKLYNTCTVWDGSGKLLAQHRKMHLFDIDIPNKITFKESEVLSAGDQITTFEYQGVKIGIGICYDLRFPEMAHLMAKQGCSLLVYPGAFNMTTGPKHWELLARARANDEQLWVALVSPARDPDAGYVAWGHSALVDPWATLVAHLDHRPDTLVADLDLSLVEEVRKQIPIRVQRRTDVYDTIHKK; this comes from the exons atgtgtgaGAGTGCGACGGACGCAGTGCATCCACGATTTTTCAAAAAACATGAAAATCATGTTAAGG GTTTTAAAATAGCTCTAATACAATTGGCAGTCGGCCCAGATAAGGCGAAAAATGTTGCATCTGCTGTCAGTGAGATTCACAAAGCTAAGGAAAAGGGTGCACAACTGGTAGCCCTGCCAGAGTGCTTCAATTCTCCTTATGGGACAA aatATTTTGACGAGTATGCTGAAGAAGTGCCCTCTGGTGCTACATGCAGAGCATTGTCCAAAGCTGCAGCCGAGGCAGGTGTGTGTGTTGTTGGAGGAACTGTCCCCGAGAGATGTGGGGACAAGCTCTACAACACTTGCACGGTGTGGGATGGCAGTGGGAAACTATTGGCTCAGCATAGAAAG ATGCATCTCTTCGATATTGACATTCCAAATAAAATAACCTTCAAAGAGTCTGAGGTTTTAAGTGCAGGCGACCAAATCACCACATTCGAGTACCAAGGCGTCAAGATCGGCATTGGTATCTGCTACGATTTGCGTTTCCCAGAAATGGCCCACCTCATGGCCAAGCAAG GTTGCTCGCTGCTGGTGTACCCGGGGGCCTTCAACATGACGACGGGCCCCAAGCACTGGGAGCTTCTGGCGCGCGCGAGGGCCAACGACGAGCAACTGTGGGTGGCGCTCGTGAGCCCCGCCAGGGACCCCGACGCCGGATACGTGGCGTGGGGGCACTCGGCCCTCGTCGACCCCTGGGCCACGCTCGTGGCCCATCTGGACCACAGGCCTGACACCCTCGTCGCCGACCTTG ATTTAAGTTTGGTAGAAGAGGTCCGAAAACAAATACCAATTAGAGTTCAGAGAAGGACTGATGTGTACGACACTATCcacaaaaagtaa
- the LOC124534579 gene encoding D-aspartate oxidase encodes MTKVAVLGAGINGLSCAVKIKEKYPYVDVVIIANDFTPNTTGDGSGGLWYPYLCGSTPQQLLSKWGGETYKYLHKLWLKGGYDVSLMPMLELYRHERELSVDEWASSVFGYRILDKRQLDYLSGLYSVKYVAGRTFTTLVVYPPTILSEMYRRFKQANGITIQSNIDSLRDVKLSDYNVVINCMGLGSRDAVPDHKVIPIRGQISRIQAPWINHTVVDEETGNYIIPNVYNCVLGGTHQQNNYNRDIDDVDTDFVLNGCMELMPGIKHAKLITHWVGLRPGRDKIRLESEERDGKFYIHNYGHGGSGLTLFWGCASDVLEIFDSYMNRFKQKEKSKL; translated from the exons ATGACAAAAGTTGCTGTTTTAGGTGCCGGTATTAACGGCTTAAGTTGTGCtgtgaaaataaaagaaaaatatccgTATGTGGAT GTAGTCATTATAGCGAATGATTTTACTCCTAATACTACCGGGGACGGGTCAGGAGGTTTATGGTATCCATATCTTTGTGGGAGTACACCGCAACAGCTATTGAG TAAGTGGGGCGGTGAAACCTACAAATACCTACATAAGCTTTGGCTAAAAGGCGGCTACGATGTGTCTCTTATGCCGATGCTCGAGCTATACAGACACGAAAGGGAACTGTCAGTCGATGAGTGGGCTTCATCCGTTTTCGGCTACAGAATACTCGACAAACGTCAGTTAGATTACTTGAGCGGACTGTACTCGGTTAAATATGT AGCCGGTCGTACTTTCACGACTCTAGTTGTGTACCCACCGACTATTCTCTCCGAAATGTATCGACGGTTCAAGCAAGCGAACGGCATTACGATACAATCGAATATCGACTCCTTGAGGGATGTAAAACTTAGCGATTATAACGTTGTTATCAACTGCATGGGTCTTGGATCGAGAGATGCGGTTCCAGACCATAAAGTAATACCAATCAGGGGACAAATATCACGA ATTCAAGCGCCTTGGATAAATCATACTGTTGTTGACGAAGAGACTGGCAACTATATTATACCaaa tgTATACAACTGTGTCTTGGGCGGTACTCAccaacaaaataattacaaccGAGACATTGATGATGTAGACACTGATTTCGTTTTAAACGGATGCATGGAATTGATGCCGGGAATTAAA CACGCAAAACTTATTACTCACTGGGTAGGTTTGCGACCTGGCAGGGATAAAATTAGACTCGAATCAGAAGAAAGGGATGGTAAATTCTACATTCACAACTATGGACATg GTGGAAGTGGCTTAACTTTATTTTGGGGATGTGCATCTGACGTTCTTGAAATCTTCGACAGTTACATGAACAGATTCAAGCAGAAAGAAAAGTCCAAactctaa